The following proteins are co-located in the Rhodococcus opacus B4 genome:
- a CDS encoding 3-hydroxybutyryl-CoA dehydrogenase produces MELVGVIGGGTMGAGIAEVCIKAGSSVLILETKPEFAEAAQARIEKSLARGVKAGKLDQEAADAALARVRVTLDIDDFADRDLVIEAAPEIESLKVDIFGKLDKVVKPSGILASNTSSIPLIKMANATQRPGQVVGVHFFNPVPVMPLVEIVVSLVTSEETVTAVTDYAKNTLRKKTVRAGDRAGFIVNALLIPYLTSAVRMLESGYATAEDIDEAMKGGCGYPMGPLTLIDTVGLDITLAAAESLYAEFAEPHYAPPTLLKRKVDAGHLGKKSGKGFYDYS; encoded by the coding sequence GTGGAACTAGTAGGCGTGATCGGCGGCGGCACCATGGGTGCCGGCATCGCCGAGGTATGCATCAAGGCCGGCAGCTCGGTTCTCATCCTCGAGACGAAGCCGGAGTTCGCCGAGGCCGCGCAGGCCCGGATCGAGAAGTCCCTCGCCCGCGGGGTCAAGGCGGGCAAGCTCGACCAGGAGGCCGCGGACGCCGCGCTCGCCCGGGTGCGGGTCACCCTCGACATCGACGACTTCGCCGACCGCGACCTCGTCATCGAGGCGGCGCCGGAGATCGAGTCCCTCAAGGTCGACATCTTCGGCAAGCTCGACAAGGTCGTGAAGCCGTCCGGCATCCTCGCGTCCAACACGTCGTCCATTCCGCTGATCAAGATGGCCAACGCCACGCAGCGTCCCGGGCAGGTCGTGGGTGTTCACTTCTTCAACCCGGTGCCGGTGATGCCGCTGGTGGAGATCGTGGTCAGCCTCGTCACGTCGGAGGAGACCGTCACCGCGGTCACCGACTACGCGAAGAACACGCTGCGCAAGAAGACGGTGCGGGCCGGTGACCGCGCGGGATTCATCGTGAACGCGCTGCTCATCCCGTACCTCACGTCGGCGGTCCGGATGCTCGAGTCGGGGTACGCCACCGCCGAGGACATCGACGAGGCCATGAAGGGCGGCTGCGGTTACCCGATGGGTCCGCTGACGCTGATCGACACCGTCGGTCTCGACATCACGCTCGCCGCCGCGGAGTCGCTGTACGCGGAGTTCGCCGAGCCGCACTACGCTCCCCCGACGCTGCTCAAGCGCAAGGTGGATGCCGGGCACCTCGGCAAGAAGAGCGGCAAGGGCTTCTACGACTACAGCTGA
- a CDS encoding acyl-CoA dehydrogenase, with protein MAGNPDFDLFKLGDEHDELRSAIRALSEKEIAPYAKEVDEDSRFPEEALQALVNSGFNAIHVPEQYDGQGADSVATCIVIEEVARVCGSSSLIPAVNKLGTMGLILNGSEELKQQVLPQLASGEAMASYALSEREAGSDAASMRTRAKADGDDWILNGSKCWITNGGKSSWYTVMAVTDADKGANGISAFMVHKDDEGFVVGPKEKKLGIKGSPTAELYFENCKIPGDRIIGEPGTGFKTALQTLDHTRPTIGAQAVGLAQGALDAALAYTKDRKQFGKSISDFQAVQFMLADMAMKVEAARLMVYTSAARAERGEKNLGFISAAAKCFASDVAMEVTTDAVQLFGGAGYTTDFPVERMMRDAKITQIYEGTNQIQRVVMSRALLK; from the coding sequence ATGGCCGGAAATCCGGACTTCGATCTGTTCAAGCTCGGTGACGAGCACGACGAACTGCGGTCCGCGATCCGCGCGCTCTCCGAGAAGGAGATCGCACCCTACGCGAAGGAAGTCGACGAGGATTCGCGCTTCCCCGAAGAGGCGCTGCAGGCCCTCGTGAACTCCGGCTTCAACGCCATCCACGTCCCCGAGCAGTACGACGGCCAGGGCGCCGACTCCGTCGCCACCTGCATCGTCATCGAAGAGGTCGCCCGCGTCTGCGGCTCCTCCTCGCTGATCCCCGCCGTCAACAAGCTCGGCACCATGGGCCTCATCCTCAACGGCTCCGAGGAACTCAAGCAGCAGGTCCTGCCGCAGCTCGCGTCCGGCGAGGCGATGGCGTCGTACGCGCTGTCCGAGCGCGAAGCCGGTTCGGACGCCGCGAGCATGCGCACCCGCGCCAAGGCCGACGGCGACGACTGGATCCTCAACGGGTCCAAGTGCTGGATCACCAACGGTGGCAAGTCCAGCTGGTACACCGTCATGGCCGTCACCGACGCCGACAAGGGCGCCAACGGCATCTCCGCGTTCATGGTCCACAAGGACGACGAAGGATTCGTCGTCGGACCGAAGGAGAAGAAGCTCGGCATCAAGGGTTCGCCCACCGCCGAGCTGTACTTCGAGAACTGCAAGATCCCCGGCGACCGCATCATCGGCGAGCCCGGTACCGGTTTCAAGACGGCGCTGCAGACCCTCGATCACACCCGTCCCACCATCGGCGCGCAGGCGGTCGGCCTCGCGCAGGGCGCGCTCGACGCCGCCCTCGCGTACACCAAGGACCGCAAGCAGTTCGGCAAGTCGATCAGCGACTTCCAGGCCGTGCAGTTCATGCTCGCCGACATGGCGATGAAGGTCGAGGCCGCGCGCCTCATGGTGTACACGTCCGCGGCCCGCGCCGAGCGCGGCGAGAAGAACCTCGGTTTCATCTCCGCGGCCGCCAAGTGCTTCGCCTCCGACGTCGCGATGGAGGTCACCACCGACGCCGTCCAGCTGTTCGGCGGCGCCGGCTACACGACGGACTTCCCTGTCGAGCGGATGATGCGTGATGCGAAGATCACACAGATCTACGAAGGCACGAACCAGATCCAGCGCGTCGTGATGTCGCGTGCACTGTTGAAGTAG
- a CDS encoding MFS transporter, translating to MDTPTPAVRPGGLVAVLAFTGIVAALMQTLVVPLIGDLPRLLNTTASNASWVITATLLAGAVATPVTGRLGDLYGKRRMMLICTVPLVLGSVVCALATTLAPMVIGRGLQGIGVGMIPLGISALRDLLPPERLHSSIALMSSSMGIGGALGLPLAATVAENASWRVLFWGAAGLSALIAVLLWFFVPATPVHGTRGRFDPVGAVGLGTGLVCLLLAVSKGADWGWTSGTTLGLFAATLIALTAWGWWELRTPEPLVDLRVIAGRQVLLTNAASVVVGFAMYAQSLIVPQLLQLPASTGYGLGQSMLAMGLWMAPSGLMMMAVSPFGAKLSSTRGPKVTLLVGSLVVALGYGSSMLLMGSTWGLVVVTCICGAGVGLAYGAMPALVMSAVPQSATASANSVNSLMRSVGTSVSAAVVGVVLAQMSVQVAGHTLPTEGGFRTGLLIGCGVALVAAAITLAIPTRRAVPAAPNAIPTEPLTSSKA from the coding sequence GTGGACACTCCGACGCCCGCCGTCCGCCCGGGCGGCCTCGTCGCCGTGCTGGCATTCACCGGCATCGTCGCCGCACTCATGCAGACCCTCGTGGTCCCGCTGATCGGCGACCTGCCCCGACTGCTGAACACGACCGCCTCCAACGCGTCCTGGGTGATCACCGCGACGCTGCTCGCCGGCGCGGTGGCCACCCCGGTCACCGGACGCCTCGGCGACCTCTACGGCAAGCGTCGGATGATGCTGATCTGCACGGTGCCGCTCGTCCTGGGCTCGGTGGTCTGCGCACTCGCGACAACCCTGGCCCCGATGGTGATCGGCCGGGGACTGCAGGGCATCGGGGTGGGCATGATCCCGCTGGGCATCAGCGCACTGCGGGACCTGCTGCCGCCCGAGCGCCTGCACTCCTCCATCGCCCTGATGAGCTCGTCGATGGGCATCGGCGGCGCCCTCGGCCTGCCGCTCGCCGCGACGGTCGCCGAGAACGCCAGCTGGCGGGTGCTCTTCTGGGGAGCCGCCGGACTCAGCGCGCTGATCGCCGTGCTGCTCTGGTTCTTCGTGCCCGCCACCCCGGTCCACGGCACCCGGGGACGCTTCGATCCCGTCGGGGCGGTCGGACTCGGCACCGGACTGGTCTGCCTGCTGCTCGCCGTGTCCAAGGGCGCCGACTGGGGCTGGACGAGCGGCACCACCCTCGGCCTGTTCGCGGCCACGCTCATCGCGTTGACGGCGTGGGGCTGGTGGGAACTCCGCACCCCCGAACCCCTCGTCGACCTGCGGGTCATCGCCGGACGTCAGGTGCTGCTGACCAACGCGGCGTCCGTCGTCGTCGGCTTCGCCATGTACGCGCAGTCGCTGATCGTTCCGCAACTGCTGCAGCTGCCCGCGTCGACGGGATACGGCCTGGGACAGTCGATGCTGGCGATGGGTCTGTGGATGGCACCCTCGGGCCTGATGATGATGGCGGTCTCCCCGTTCGGCGCCAAGCTGTCGTCCACCCGCGGACCGAAGGTCACGCTGCTCGTCGGCAGCCTCGTCGTCGCTCTCGGCTACGGATCGTCGATGCTCCTGATGGGGTCGACGTGGGGTCTGGTGGTGGTGACCTGCATCTGCGGCGCAGGCGTCGGCCTCGCCTACGGGGCGATGCCCGCCCTCGTGATGAGCGCCGTGCCGCAGTCCGCGACGGCGTCCGCGAACAGCGTCAACTCGCTGATGCGTTCGGTGGGCACCTCGGTGTCCGCGGCCGTCGTCGGCGTGGTCCTGGCGCAGATGAGCGTGCAGGTCGCGGGCCACACCCTGCCCACCGAGGGCGGATTCCGGACCGGTCTGCTGATCGGTTGCGGTGTCGCGCTCGTCGCCGCAGCCATCACCCTGGCGATCCCGACCCGCCGTGCCGTGCCCGCGGCGCCGAACGCGATTCCCACCGAGCCGCTCACGTCGTCGAAGGCGTAG
- the ubiG gene encoding bifunctional 2-polyprenyl-6-hydroxyphenol methylase/3-demethylubiquinol 3-O-methyltransferase UbiG, which translates to MVRVVIDNDVYDRVGESWWEEDNPLNLLHGSLTPGRFAYFRTVLGQTIGRNYRGLRALDVGSGGGFLAEEFTRIGFRVTGIDPSRVSIDTARRHAARAELDIEYRIGSGERLPVPDSTFDVVYCCDVLEHVSDLSAVIAETSRVLKPGGLYLFDTINRTFASKLVAIKIMQEWRMTRMFDTPIHDWSMCIRPAELTALMEHRDLRLGEIVGLGPRSRNPLRLLDLARAGGTRLSYGELSRRLDFGQIRSTAISYMGYAVKNGESPPRLRDGLPDGRDQL; encoded by the coding sequence GTGGTCCGTGTGGTCATCGACAACGACGTCTACGACCGGGTGGGGGAGTCGTGGTGGGAGGAGGACAACCCGCTCAACCTGCTGCACGGAAGCCTGACGCCGGGACGATTCGCCTACTTCCGCACGGTGCTCGGCCAGACGATCGGTCGGAACTATCGCGGCCTGCGCGCCCTCGACGTCGGTTCCGGTGGCGGGTTCCTCGCGGAGGAGTTCACCCGCATCGGGTTCCGGGTGACGGGCATCGATCCGTCCCGGGTGTCGATCGACACCGCGCGCCGTCACGCCGCCCGCGCGGAACTCGACATCGAGTACCGCATCGGGTCGGGCGAGCGACTTCCGGTGCCGGACTCCACGTTCGACGTCGTCTACTGCTGCGACGTCCTCGAGCACGTGTCGGATCTGAGCGCGGTGATCGCCGAGACGTCCCGCGTGCTGAAACCCGGGGGACTGTATCTGTTCGACACCATCAACCGCACGTTCGCCAGCAAGCTCGTCGCCATCAAGATCATGCAGGAGTGGCGGATGACCCGGATGTTCGACACCCCCATTCACGACTGGTCCATGTGTATCCGTCCCGCGGAGCTGACGGCGCTCATGGAGCACCGCGACCTGCGGCTCGGCGAGATCGTCGGGCTCGGGCCGCGGTCGAGGAACCCGCTGCGGCTGCTCGATCTCGCCCGGGCGGGCGGAACCCGGCTCAGTTACGGCGAGTTGAGCCGCCGCCTCGACTTCGGGCAGATTCGAAGCACCGCCATCTCCTACATGGGATACGCCGTCAAGAACGGCGAAAGCCCGCCGCGACTACGCGACGGGCTCCCGGACGGGCGCGATCAGCTGTAG
- a CDS encoding TetR family transcriptional regulator, whose translation MTERVDTPGIDPADFRVHVVAQAIRLFSENGYEATTVEQIASAAGVSRRTFFRQFRSKEDVIFADHESLLQQAEDCLTTETDDPWATVCKTAGLVFDRFRENRELSMRRYQVVQRVPALRDREIVTGVRYERLFVDYLRGVVPTQPVLKVIGFAAAVTACHNFLLRNMIKGDPDATAEELGRALLDVRRTFGVAPGTSTQEEDAVLVVSYPPGTPVEEITGRIRTQLSRRRS comes from the coding sequence ATGACCGAGCGCGTCGACACCCCCGGCATCGATCCCGCGGACTTCCGCGTCCACGTGGTGGCGCAGGCCATCCGGCTGTTCTCCGAGAACGGCTACGAGGCGACGACCGTCGAGCAGATCGCGTCGGCCGCCGGGGTGTCCCGGCGGACGTTCTTCCGCCAGTTCCGCTCCAAGGAGGACGTGATCTTCGCCGATCACGAATCACTGTTGCAGCAGGCAGAGGACTGTCTGACCACCGAAACCGACGACCCGTGGGCGACGGTCTGCAAGACGGCGGGCCTGGTCTTCGACAGGTTCCGGGAGAACCGGGAGCTGTCGATGCGCCGGTACCAGGTGGTGCAGCGGGTTCCCGCCCTCCGCGACCGGGAGATCGTCACCGGCGTCCGCTACGAGCGGTTGTTCGTCGACTACCTGCGCGGCGTCGTGCCCACGCAACCGGTGCTGAAGGTGATCGGATTCGCGGCCGCTGTCACCGCGTGCCACAACTTTCTGCTCCGGAACATGATCAAGGGCGACCCGGACGCCACCGCCGAGGAACTGGGGCGGGCCCTGCTCGACGTGCGCCGGACGTTCGGCGTCGCGCCGGGGACGTCCACGCAGGAAGAGGACGCCGTGCTCGTGGTCTCGTACCCGCCGGGAACTCCCGTGGAGGAGATCACCGGGCGCATCCGGACGCAGTTGTCCCGGCGCCGGAGCTGA